The following coding sequences lie in one Carassius gibelio isolate Cgi1373 ecotype wild population from Czech Republic chromosome A17, carGib1.2-hapl.c, whole genome shotgun sequence genomic window:
- the LOC127933476 gene encoding dynein axonemal light chain 1 — MAKATTIKEALAKWEEKTGEKANEATAVKLYGQIPPIEKMDASLSNLVNCERLSLSTNCIEKIANLNGLKNLKILSLGRNNVKNLNGLEAVGDTLEELWISYNLIEKLKGIHVMKKLKVLYMSNNLVKEWGEFQKLADLPSLVDLVFVGNPLEEKYSADGNWMEEATKRLPKLKKLDGNPVIKREEEEGEGES; from the exons ATG GCAAAAGCAACAACTATTAAAGAGGCCCTGGCGAAATGG GAGGAGAAAACAGGTGAAAAAGCGAATGAGGCCACAGCAGTGAAGCTTTATGGTCAGATCCCTCCCATTGAAAAAATGGACGCATCTCTCTCAAACCTTGTCAACTGCGA GAGATTATCCTTGTCTACAAACTGTATTGAAAAAATTGCCAACTTGAATGGTCTAA AGAACCTTAAGATACTGTCCTTGGGCCGGAATAACGTCAAAAACCTTAATGGACTT GAGGCAGTAGGTGATACTCTGGAGGAGCTGTGGATCTCTTATAACCTCATAGAAAAACTGAAGGGAATTCATGTCATGAAGAAACTCAAGGTCTTGTACATGTCTAACAACTTGGTCAAGGAATGGG GGGAGTTTCAGAAGCTGGCAGATCTTCCATCATTGGTAGACCTTGTCTTTGTGGGGAATCCATTAGAAGAGAAGTATTCTGCAGATGGCAACTGGATGGAGGAAGCTACTAAGAGGCTTCCCAAGCTTAAAAAGCTAGATG GAAACCCTGTTATCAAACGAGAAGAGGAGGAAGGTGAAGGGGAGAGTTGA